A genomic stretch from Hymenobacter psoromatis includes:
- a CDS encoding glycosyl transferase has product MPLSTSAVTPARATSTAPAADQAATKKLPYSLPDLVCFAHLHWDFVWQRPQHLLARFAQQGRVFYVEDAFYHADDLVEPHIEVKERQNGVKVLVAHLPHHLHADEAAAEQAQFAVLSRFFADNSVTHFVAWYYTPMALGKSRLFSPALTVYDCMDELAQFKFAPPELRQREQELFKKADLVFTGGQRIYEAKREQHDDAHPFPSSIDKEHFGQAHNPELAEPADQASIAHPRIGFFGVIDERLDINLLGALATNHPEWQFVIIGPVVKIDPATLPHNPNIHYLGGKSYQELPAYLRGWDVATLLFARNESTEFISPTKTPEYLAAGRPVVSTSIRDVVRPYGDLNLVQIADDPQDFGQAIARALVQGQDADWRTRTDDYLATISWDLTWQNMVNLMQERLAAKHPTPPAATQR; this is encoded by the coding sequence ATGCCGCTTTCTACTTCGGCGGTGACACCCGCGCGTGCCACCTCCACCGCCCCGGCTGCGGACCAAGCCGCCACTAAAAAACTTCCGTATTCGCTGCCCGACCTGGTTTGCTTCGCGCACCTGCATTGGGATTTTGTGTGGCAGCGGCCCCAGCACCTGCTGGCGCGCTTTGCCCAGCAGGGCCGCGTATTTTATGTCGAGGACGCCTTCTACCACGCCGACGACCTAGTTGAGCCGCACATCGAAGTAAAAGAGCGGCAGAATGGCGTGAAAGTATTGGTGGCGCACCTGCCCCACCACCTGCACGCCGACGAAGCCGCCGCCGAACAGGCCCAGTTTGCCGTGCTAAGCCGGTTTTTTGCTGATAATTCGGTTACTCACTTTGTAGCGTGGTATTACACGCCGATGGCGCTTGGCAAGTCGCGGCTCTTTTCGCCGGCTCTCACCGTGTACGATTGCATGGATGAACTGGCTCAGTTCAAATTTGCTCCGCCCGAACTGCGCCAGCGCGAGCAGGAATTGTTCAAAAAAGCGGACCTGGTATTCACCGGCGGGCAGCGCATTTATGAGGCCAAGCGTGAGCAGCACGACGATGCGCACCCTTTCCCGAGCAGCATTGATAAAGAGCACTTTGGCCAGGCCCACAATCCTGAGCTGGCCGAGCCCGCCGACCAAGCTAGCATTGCCCACCCGCGCATCGGTTTTTTTGGGGTAATAGACGAGCGCCTCGATATTAATTTGCTGGGTGCCCTGGCCACGAACCATCCCGAGTGGCAGTTCGTTATTATCGGACCAGTGGTAAAGATTGACCCTGCCACGCTGCCTCACAATCCCAATATTCATTATTTAGGTGGTAAGAGCTATCAGGAGCTTCCGGCCTATCTGCGCGGCTGGGACGTGGCTACCCTGCTTTTTGCCCGCAACGAGAGCACCGAGTTTATTTCACCCACCAAAACGCCCGAATACCTGGCCGCCGGCCGGCCGGTAGTGAGCACCAGTATTCGTGATGTGGTGCGCCCCTACGGCGACCTCAATCTGGTGCAGATTGCTGATGACCCTCAGGACTTTGGCCAGGCCATTGCCCGCGCCCTAGTGCAGGGCCAAGACGCCGACTGGCGCACCCGCACCGACGACTATTTAGCTACTATTTCCTGGGACCTGACCTGGCAAAATATGGTGAACCTGATGCAGGAGCGCCTCGCTGCCAAGCACCCTACTCCTCCTGCTGCTACCCAACGCTAG
- a CDS encoding acetyltransferase — MKTFPPATVTLRALEPDDLEFLFQLENDPDLWAASDVLPAPVSRHALREYLRHAAASLAEAGQMRLVISLADGTAVGTLDLFDYSALHQRAGVGITVLRRARRQGCAQAALAQLLPYARQALRLHQLYCTVAADNRSSISLFKNTGFRRVGVRHDWLRENTPAGWKNAVEMQLLLQNWHCLPH; from the coding sequence GTGAAAACATTTCCCCCGGCTACCGTCACGCTGCGCGCGCTCGAACCCGACGACTTGGAATTTTTATTTCAGCTCGAAAATGACCCCGACCTCTGGGCAGCGTCTGACGTGCTGCCGGCCCCGGTGTCGCGCCATGCCCTGCGCGAATACCTGCGCCACGCCGCCGCCAGCCTGGCCGAAGCGGGGCAGATGCGCCTGGTTATCAGCCTGGCAGATGGGACGGCCGTGGGCACCCTCGACTTGTTCGACTACTCGGCGCTGCACCAGCGGGCGGGGGTAGGGATTACGGTGCTGCGCCGGGCGCGGCGGCAGGGCTGCGCCCAGGCCGCGCTGGCCCAACTGCTGCCCTATGCGCGGCAGGCCCTGCGCCTGCATCAGCTATACTGCACGGTAGCGGCCGATAATCGGTCCAGTATCAGCTTATTCAAAAATACTGGTTTTCGGCGCGTTGGCGTGCGGCACGACTGGCTACGTGAAAATACCCCCGCTGGGTGGAAAAATGCCGTGGAAATGCAGCTATTACTCCAAAATTGGCACTGCCTTCCCCACTAG
- a CDS encoding diaminopimelate epimerase — protein MTFHKYQGTGNDFVILDDRARQFDETDHLRIAQLCNRRFGIGADGLMLLRNKQGYDFEMVYFNADGYPSSMCGNGGRCLVAFAKRLGIIADKAHFLAVDGSHDARVAPDGTVRLKMIDVAPAQPGGVGEHDIFLHTGSPHHIHFLDAEEHHSLAEFDVYGHGHDIRYDQAYDPAGVNVNFVEVPADPAHPWPVRTYERGVEDETLSCGTGVTAVALAASARGATSPVTLQAAGGLLEVAFDQRPDGSFENVWLSGPAVRVFGGEL, from the coding sequence ATGACCTTCCATAAATACCAGGGCACCGGCAACGACTTCGTTATCCTCGACGACCGCGCCCGGCAGTTTGACGAAACCGACCACCTGCGCATCGCGCAGCTTTGCAACCGCCGCTTCGGCATCGGGGCCGATGGGCTGATGCTGCTGCGCAACAAGCAGGGCTACGATTTCGAGATGGTGTACTTCAACGCCGACGGCTACCCTAGCAGCATGTGCGGCAACGGCGGTCGCTGCCTGGTGGCGTTCGCCAAGCGTTTGGGCATCATCGCGGATAAAGCGCATTTCCTGGCCGTAGATGGCTCCCACGACGCCCGCGTGGCGCCCGATGGCACCGTGCGCCTGAAGATGATTGACGTGGCGCCGGCCCAGCCGGGGGGGGTAGGGGAGCACGATATTTTTCTGCACACCGGCTCGCCCCATCACATTCATTTTCTCGATGCCGAGGAGCACCACTCGCTGGCCGAGTTCGACGTGTACGGCCACGGCCACGACATTCGCTACGACCAGGCCTACGACCCGGCCGGCGTCAATGTCAACTTCGTGGAGGTGCCCGCCGACCCCGCCCACCCCTGGCCCGTGCGCACCTACGAACGCGGCGTGGAGGACGAAACCCTGAGCTGCGGCACCGGCGTCACGGCCGTGGCGCTGGCCGCCTCAGCGCGCGGCGCTACCTCGCCCGTAACGCTGCAAGCGGCTGGCGGCTTGCTCGAAGTGGCCTTCGACCAGCGCCCCGACGGCAGCTTCGAAAACGTGTGGCTGAGCGGGCCAGCCGTGCGCGTGTTTGGCGGCGAGTTGTAA
- a CDS encoding beta-galactosidase: MSFAKPLAAALLLAASLPAAAQSRQETLLKTNWKFTRGEQPNGTRPELNDAQWQTVRIPHDWAITGPFSGQNDAQVVKIEQNGEQTATLKSGRTGGLPFVGVGWYRRALAVPKLGKNGQAVLLFDGAMSNARVYINGKEAMFWPYGYNSFSVDITPYLRASGPNTLAVRLENQPEASRWYPGAGLYRNVHLITTQGAHVPVWGTYITTPTITAEAATVRLRTKVEAPVGTTGLTLRTELRDASGRVVATATTPVTGAEVEQNFEVKAPRLWSPETPVLYRAESQLLAGTTVQDTYKTPFGIRSFKFEKGTGFSLNGQPRKFKGVCNHHDLGPLGTAVNVAALRHQLLLLKDLGCDAIRTTHNMPAPELMTLCDELGFMVMVESFDEWKVPKVKNGYSQYFDQWVEKDLTNMVHRDRNHPSAIMWSIGNEVPDQSTPEGPAIARRLQDIVHREDSTRPVTAGMDRFDDDFKYGFAAVLDVPGFNYKPARYPEAIAKLPQGFLLGTETASTVSSRGVYKFPVVAAKDKQYPDNQCSSYDLEACRWSQIPDVEFAAQDDYPYVAGEFVWTGFDYLGEPTPYDEKWPSHTSYFGLLDLASQPKDRYYLYRARWNPTQPTLHLLPHWTWPGREGQVTPVFCYTNAPSAELFVNGKSQGRQAKATTADPQTRYRLEWPDVVYQPGAIKVVAYDAQGKEVGTEEVRTAGAPDHIRLVADHTRLAADGEDLAYLTARVEDARGNLCPEATQQLHFAVSGAGRFRAIGNGDATCLEPFQLPQMHAFRGQLVAIVQAGETAGTVQVKATAAGLKEGILQLTTAR, from the coding sequence ATGTCTTTTGCTAAACCCCTGGCCGCCGCGCTGCTGCTGGCCGCCAGCCTGCCCGCCGCCGCCCAAAGCCGCCAGGAAACCCTGCTCAAGACCAACTGGAAATTTACCCGAGGCGAGCAGCCCAACGGTACCAGGCCCGAGCTGAACGACGCCCAGTGGCAGACCGTGCGCATTCCGCACGACTGGGCCATCACGGGGCCGTTTAGTGGCCAAAACGATGCTCAGGTAGTGAAAATCGAGCAAAACGGCGAGCAGACGGCTACCCTCAAATCGGGCCGCACGGGTGGGCTGCCCTTCGTGGGCGTGGGCTGGTACCGGCGCGCGCTGGCGGTGCCCAAGCTAGGAAAAAATGGCCAAGCCGTGCTGCTGTTTGATGGCGCGATGAGCAACGCGCGGGTTTATATCAACGGCAAGGAAGCCATGTTCTGGCCTTACGGCTACAACTCGTTCTCGGTCGATATCACGCCCTACCTGCGCGCCAGCGGCCCCAACACGCTGGCCGTGCGCCTCGAAAACCAACCCGAAGCCTCGCGCTGGTACCCAGGAGCGGGCCTGTATCGCAACGTGCACTTAATCACCACGCAAGGCGCGCACGTGCCGGTTTGGGGCACCTATATTACTACCCCCACCATCACGGCCGAAGCCGCCACGGTGCGGCTGCGCACCAAAGTAGAAGCGCCCGTCGGCACCACCGGCCTGACGCTGCGAACCGAGCTGCGCGACGCCAGCGGCCGCGTGGTGGCCACCGCCACTACCCCCGTCACGGGGGCCGAAGTGGAGCAGAATTTCGAGGTGAAAGCGCCCAGGCTGTGGTCGCCCGAAACGCCGGTGCTCTACCGGGCCGAGTCGCAGCTGCTGGCCGGCACGACGGTGCAGGACACCTATAAAACGCCGTTCGGCATTCGCTCTTTCAAGTTTGAGAAGGGCACCGGTTTTTCGCTCAATGGGCAGCCGCGCAAGTTTAAGGGCGTGTGCAACCACCACGACCTGGGGCCGCTGGGCACGGCCGTGAACGTGGCCGCGCTACGCCACCAACTGCTGCTGCTCAAGGACCTGGGCTGCGATGCCATTCGGACTACGCACAACATGCCCGCGCCCGAACTGATGACGCTCTGCGACGAGTTGGGTTTTATGGTGATGGTGGAGTCATTTGACGAGTGGAAGGTGCCCAAGGTGAAGAACGGCTACAGCCAGTATTTTGACCAGTGGGTGGAAAAGGACCTCACCAACATGGTGCACCGCGACCGCAACCACCCGTCGGCCATTATGTGGAGCATCGGCAACGAGGTGCCCGACCAGAGCACGCCCGAAGGCCCGGCCATTGCCCGGCGACTGCAAGACATCGTGCACCGCGAAGACTCTACCCGCCCCGTAACGGCCGGCATGGACCGCTTCGACGATGATTTTAAGTATGGCTTCGCGGCGGTGCTCGACGTGCCGGGCTTCAACTACAAGCCCGCGCGCTATCCCGAGGCCATTGCCAAGCTGCCGCAGGGCTTTTTGCTGGGCACCGAAACGGCCTCCACTGTCAGCTCGCGGGGCGTGTATAAGTTTCCGGTGGTGGCGGCCAAGGACAAGCAATATCCTGATAACCAGTGCTCTTCCTACGACCTGGAGGCTTGCCGCTGGTCGCAGATTCCCGACGTCGAGTTCGCGGCCCAGGACGACTACCCCTACGTGGCCGGCGAGTTTGTGTGGACCGGCTTCGACTACCTCGGCGAGCCGACGCCCTATGATGAGAAGTGGCCTTCGCACACCTCCTATTTCGGCCTGCTGGACCTGGCCAGCCAGCCCAAGGACCGCTACTACCTCTACCGCGCCCGCTGGAACCCCACGCAGCCCACGCTGCACCTGCTGCCGCACTGGACCTGGCCCGGCCGCGAGGGCCAGGTCACGCCCGTGTTCTGCTACACCAACGCGCCTTCGGCTGAACTGTTCGTGAACGGCAAAAGCCAGGGCCGCCAGGCCAAAGCCACCACCGCTGACCCCCAAACCCGCTACCGCCTGGAGTGGCCCGATGTGGTGTACCAACCCGGCGCTATCAAGGTGGTGGCCTATGACGCGCAGGGCAAGGAAGTCGGCACCGAGGAAGTGCGCACGGCCGGCGCGCCCGACCACATTCGCCTCGTGGCCGACCACACCCGGCTGGCCGCCGATGGCGAAGACCTCGCCTACCTCACGGCCCGCGTGGAAGACGCGCGGGGCAACCTCTGCCCCGAGGCTACCCAGCAGCTGCACTTCGCGGTGAGCGGCGCGGGCCGGTTCCGCGCCATCGGCAACGGCGACGCCACGTGCCTGGAGCCGTTCCAGCTGCCCCAGATGCACGCTTTTCGGGGGCAGCTCGTGGCCATCGTGCAGGCCGGCGAAACGGCGGGCACTGTGCAGGTGAAGGCCACGGCCGCCGGCCTGAAGGAGGGAATTTTGCAGCTGACTACGGCCAGGTAA
- a CDS encoding NAD(P)-dependent oxidoreductase, translated as MDKEHNLSRRQILGGLGASLAAAAVSPVLAATGDAAPTPPAVPLVDPTTKYPRPPFPGQSQPFPGLASQMTPRPDHGETSYKGSGRLAGRKALITGGDSGMGRAAAIAYAREGADVAINYLPAEEADAKEVIALIKAAGRKAVAIPGDLREEAFCQKLVAEAVRQLGGLDIVVSNAGRQQQHASILDLSTEDFDATMKTNIYAPFWIIKAALPHLPPGSAIIGTTSEQAYDPSPNLYDYAQTKAATMNYVKSLAKQLAPKGIRVNGVAPGPIWTPLQVSGGSTQENLKNFGGKTPMGRPGQPAELASIYVQLAASDASYATGQVYGSAGGGGQP; from the coding sequence ATGGATAAAGAACACAACCTCAGCCGACGCCAGATACTGGGTGGCCTGGGCGCCAGCCTGGCGGCCGCGGCCGTGTCGCCGGTGCTGGCCGCCACGGGCGACGCCGCGCCTACCCCCCCGGCCGTGCCGCTCGTTGACCCCACTACCAAATACCCCCGGCCGCCGTTTCCGGGGCAGTCGCAGCCCTTTCCGGGCCTGGCCAGCCAGATGACGCCCCGCCCCGACCACGGCGAAACCAGCTACAAGGGCTCGGGACGCCTGGCCGGGCGCAAGGCGCTCATTACCGGGGGCGACTCGGGCATGGGCCGCGCCGCCGCCATCGCCTACGCCCGCGAAGGTGCCGACGTGGCCATCAATTACCTGCCGGCCGAGGAGGCGGACGCCAAAGAGGTGATTGCGCTCATCAAGGCCGCAGGCCGCAAGGCCGTGGCCATTCCCGGCGATTTGCGCGAGGAGGCCTTTTGCCAAAAGCTGGTGGCGGAGGCCGTGCGCCAGCTCGGCGGGCTCGATATCGTGGTCAGCAACGCGGGCCGGCAGCAGCAGCACGCCTCGATTCTGGACCTCTCGACCGAGGATTTTGACGCCACGATGAAAACCAACATCTACGCGCCGTTCTGGATTATTAAGGCTGCCCTACCCCACTTGCCGCCCGGCTCGGCCATCATCGGCACCACCTCGGAACAGGCTTACGACCCTTCGCCAAACCTGTATGACTATGCCCAGACCAAGGCCGCGACCATGAACTACGTGAAGTCGCTGGCCAAGCAGCTCGCTCCCAAAGGCATCCGGGTGAACGGCGTGGCGCCGGGCCCCATCTGGACGCCTTTGCAGGTTAGCGGGGGCTCTACCCAGGAAAACCTCAAGAATTTTGGTGGCAAAACGCCGATGGGCCGACCGGGCCAGCCGGCCGAGCTTGCTTCCATTTACGTGCAACTGGCCGCCAGCGACGCCAGCTATGCTACTGGGCAGGTATATGGCTCGGCTGGCGGCGGCGGCCAGCCGTAA
- a CDS encoding DNA starvation/stationary phase protection protein gives MATTLAKPALLHTPSDLDEQGRAKLSDSLNVLVSDLFALYVKTKNYHWHMNGRHFRDYHLLLDEQADQIFAIIDPTAERVRKLGYPTVHSIGEIGRKQRVKDNDDVYEDPKDMLVDLLNENRTLAKNMRDTHEIADNIKDVATASLLEVYIDEAERRAWFLFEATRDVN, from the coding sequence ATGGCTACTACCCTCGCCAAACCAGCTTTGTTGCATACGCCGTCGGACCTTGATGAACAAGGCCGCGCCAAACTCAGCGACAGCCTGAACGTGCTCGTTTCGGACCTGTTCGCGCTCTATGTGAAGACCAAAAACTACCACTGGCACATGAATGGCCGTCACTTCCGTGACTACCACCTGCTGCTGGACGAGCAGGCCGACCAGATTTTTGCCATCATTGACCCCACTGCCGAGCGCGTGCGCAAGCTGGGCTACCCCACCGTGCACTCGATTGGCGAAATCGGCCGCAAGCAGCGCGTGAAGGACAACGACGATGTGTATGAAGACCCCAAGGACATGCTCGTTGACCTGCTGAACGAGAACCGCACGCTGGCCAAGAACATGCGTGACACGCACGAAATCGCTGACAACATCAAGGACGTGGCCACCGCCAGCTTGCTGGAAGTATATATCGATGAGGCCGAGCGCCGCGCCTGGTTCCTGTTCGAAGCCACCCGCGACGTCAACTAA
- a CDS encoding oxidoreductase, whose product MYDFLTTSPWPDYELLDSGHFQKLERFGQYVLARPEPQAIWDQALPPAEWHQADATFARAPGSTEKGQWSLQKGMPEQWVIAYERPGGLQLRFRLGLSSFKHVGLFPEQDPNWQFIYNQTLARRAALPRVLNLFAYTGAATLAARAAGADVTHLDSVKQVNFWARDNMEASQLDGVRWLVEDAMKYVRREVKRGSKYQGLILDPPAYGRGPNGEKWQLEDELNELLKLSQQLLDPADHFFVVNLYSLGFSALILDNLTQAIFPGPKAVRELGEIYLHDASQRKLPLGTFCRFAI is encoded by the coding sequence GTGTACGATTTTCTCACTACCTCGCCCTGGCCCGACTACGAGCTGCTCGACAGCGGCCATTTTCAGAAGCTGGAACGCTTTGGCCAGTACGTGCTGGCGCGCCCCGAGCCCCAGGCCATCTGGGACCAGGCCCTACCCCCCGCCGAGTGGCACCAGGCCGACGCCACCTTTGCCCGCGCCCCCGGCAGCACCGAAAAAGGCCAGTGGAGCCTCCAAAAAGGCATGCCCGAGCAGTGGGTCATTGCCTACGAGCGTCCCGGCGGCCTCCAGCTACGCTTCCGGCTGGGCTTGTCGTCGTTCAAGCACGTGGGGCTGTTTCCGGAGCAGGACCCGAACTGGCAATTCATTTATAACCAGACCCTTGCGCGCCGCGCCGCGCTGCCGCGCGTGCTCAACCTGTTTGCCTACACCGGCGCGGCCACTCTGGCCGCCCGCGCCGCTGGCGCCGACGTCACGCACCTCGACTCGGTGAAGCAGGTCAATTTCTGGGCCCGCGACAACATGGAGGCCAGCCAGCTCGACGGCGTGCGCTGGCTGGTCGAAGACGCCATGAAATACGTGCGCCGCGAGGTGAAGCGCGGCAGCAAGTACCAGGGCCTCATCCTGGACCCGCCCGCCTACGGCCGCGGCCCCAACGGCGAAAAGTGGCAGCTCGAAGACGAGCTCAACGAGCTGCTCAAACTCAGCCAGCAGCTGCTCGACCCAGCCGACCATTTCTTTGTCGTAAATCTCTATTCCTTAGGGTTTTCGGCGCTTATTTTAGACAACCTCACGCAGGCCATTTTTCCCGGCCCCAAGGCCGTGCGTGAGCTGGGCGAGATATACTTGCACGACGCCAGCCAGCGCAAGCTGCCGCTGGGCACGTTTTGCCGGTTTGCCATTTAA
- a CDS encoding transcriptional regulator encodes MQPPFPELTRAEEQLMQLLWQRGPSLVKDLRAALPAPLPALTTVSTIVRILEQKGFVGYEPVGRGYRYHALVAQDDYRRFSLRKLLRGYFGGSFGQLVSFFAQDENLDAAQLDALLRQAKATDAAPADEDAEEDKA; translated from the coding sequence ATGCAACCGCCCTTTCCCGAACTCACCCGCGCCGAGGAGCAGCTGATGCAGCTGCTGTGGCAGCGCGGCCCCAGCCTGGTCAAGGACCTGCGGGCGGCGCTGCCCGCGCCGCTGCCCGCGCTCACGACCGTGAGCACCATCGTGCGGATTCTGGAGCAGAAGGGCTTCGTGGGCTACGAGCCAGTGGGACGCGGCTACCGCTACCACGCCCTGGTGGCGCAGGACGACTACCGGCGCTTTTCGCTGCGCAAGCTGTTGCGGGGCTATTTCGGCGGCTCGTTTGGGCAGCTGGTTTCTTTTTTTGCGCAGGACGAAAATCTGGATGCCGCCCAGCTCGATGCGCTGCTGCGCCAGGCCAAAGCCACCGACGCGGCCCCGGCGGACGAGGACGCGGAAGAAGACAAAGCGTAG
- a CDS encoding malate dehydrogenase produces MTLPYQQLFTFAEQVFLAMGCPPEDATLATETLLSADLRGVDSHGVARLSGYVRLWGAGRINARPRVGVTYETPSTAVVDGDGGLGLVVGPRAMRVALQKAAQVGTGWVSVKNSNHFGIAGYHAMLALAQDMIGIAMTNASPLVAPTHSLDRLLGTNPIAVAVPAGEQPDFVLDMATTTAANGKLEIAQRKGLPIPEGWAQDAAGHASTDANAVRNGGALLPLGGATGSHKGYGLGAVVDIFSAVLSGANYGPWVPPFVAFLQPPADPVGQGIGHFFGAMRVDAFRPAAEFKAHMDNWITTFRQARATEGQHVLIPGDPERETAAHRLVNGLPLLDAVVRDLEGVGAKFGVKL; encoded by the coding sequence ATGACCCTCCCCTACCAACAACTTTTCACCTTCGCCGAGCAAGTGTTCCTAGCGATGGGCTGCCCGCCCGAGGATGCCACGCTGGCTACCGAAACCCTGCTTTCGGCCGATTTACGGGGGGTGGACTCGCACGGCGTGGCGCGCCTCAGCGGCTACGTGCGCCTCTGGGGGGCGGGCCGCATCAACGCCCGGCCGCGGGTGGGCGTCACCTACGAAACGCCCAGCACGGCCGTGGTCGATGGCGACGGCGGCCTGGGCCTGGTGGTGGGCCCGCGCGCCATGCGCGTGGCCCTGCAAAAAGCCGCGCAGGTGGGCACCGGCTGGGTATCAGTCAAGAATTCCAACCACTTCGGCATTGCGGGCTATCATGCCATGCTGGCCCTGGCCCAGGATATGATTGGCATCGCCATGACCAACGCCTCGCCGCTGGTCGCGCCCACGCATTCATTGGATAGACTGCTGGGTACCAACCCCATCGCCGTGGCCGTGCCGGCCGGCGAGCAACCCGATTTCGTGCTCGACATGGCCACCACCACGGCCGCCAACGGCAAGCTCGAAATCGCCCAGCGTAAGGGCCTACCCATCCCCGAAGGCTGGGCCCAGGACGCGGCCGGCCACGCCAGCACCGACGCCAACGCCGTGAGGAATGGCGGCGCGCTGCTGCCGCTGGGCGGGGCCACCGGCTCGCACAAGGGCTACGGTTTGGGCGCGGTGGTGGATATTTTTTCGGCCGTGCTGAGCGGGGCCAACTACGGGCCGTGGGTGCCGCCGTTCGTGGCGTTTTTGCAGCCGCCGGCCGACCCGGTGGGCCAGGGCATCGGGCACTTTTTCGGGGCCATGCGGGTGGATGCGTTTCGGCCCGCCGCCGAGTTTAAGGCCCACATGGACAACTGGATAACGACCTTCCGCCAGGCCCGCGCCACGGAGGGCCAGCACGTGCTCATCCCCGGCGACCCCGAGCGCGAAACCGCCGCCCACCGTTTAGTGAATGGCCTACCCCTGCTTGATGCCGTGGTGCGGGATTTGGAGGGGGTAGGGGCGAAGTTCGGGGTGAAACTGTAG
- a CDS encoding peptidase M1 codes for MDQTAPATRTGGGKPGATYWQNAADYQIAASLDEKAARVTATVNITYTNNSPDELPFVWLQVDQNLFRADSRGAAATPPAGGRFGNAARGFQGGDSLRTVQIELHGKKMQANYRVSDTRMQIILPEPMRPKGDKLKINIAYGFNIPEYGADRLGRLKTPNGEIFEVAQWYPRMEVYDDISGWNTLPYMSAEFYLDYGNFDYTLNVPANYLVGGSGELVNPAEVLTASQIKRLAEAARSDKTVLVRTPAEVTQPGSRPAGKNGRLTWHFRCQQARDVAWAASSAFVWDAAKMNLPSGRKSLAMSLYPVEAAQDTAWNRSTEYVKKSIEYNSKQWYEFTYPVATNVAGVVGGMEYPGIVFCGAKATKGSLWGVTDHEFGHNWFPMIVGSNERKYPWMDEGFNTFINILASQNFNNGEYKEQGDVPARLAPGVTYQMQQPGMDPPYTVPDVTQARNLGFAAYSKTGYGLYLLRQEILGPERFDYAFRSYIRRWAFKHPQPRDFFRTMNEVAGEDLSWFYHEWFFENWLLDQAVQSVAYVNQDPAKGALITIENKGQAAMPVTAEIMETGGKKTTVRLPVEIWQRGGTWTFRVNTTTPLTQVVLNPTNILPDVNRYNNTWRALKLPE; via the coding sequence CTGGACCAGACCGCGCCCGCGACCCGCACCGGCGGCGGCAAGCCCGGCGCTACCTACTGGCAAAATGCGGCCGACTACCAGATTGCCGCCAGCCTCGACGAAAAGGCGGCCCGCGTGACGGCCACCGTCAACATCACCTACACCAACAACAGCCCCGACGAGCTGCCCTTCGTGTGGCTGCAAGTGGACCAGAACCTGTTTCGGGCCGACTCGCGCGGGGCGGCGGCCACGCCGCCGGCCGGCGGGCGCTTCGGCAACGCGGCGCGCGGCTTCCAGGGCGGCGACTCGCTGCGCACGGTCCAGATTGAGCTGCACGGCAAGAAGATGCAGGCCAACTACCGCGTCAGCGACACGCGGATGCAGATTATTCTGCCCGAGCCGATGCGGCCCAAGGGCGACAAGCTCAAAATCAACATCGCCTACGGCTTCAACATCCCGGAGTACGGGGCCGACCGCCTGGGCCGCCTGAAGACGCCGAACGGCGAAATATTTGAGGTGGCGCAGTGGTACCCGCGCATGGAGGTTTACGACGATATTTCGGGCTGGAACACGCTGCCGTATATGTCGGCCGAGTTTTACCTCGACTACGGCAACTTCGACTACACCCTCAACGTGCCGGCCAACTACCTGGTGGGCGGCTCGGGCGAGCTGGTGAACCCTGCCGAAGTGCTGACGGCCAGCCAGATAAAGCGCCTGGCCGAGGCCGCCCGCTCCGACAAAACGGTGCTGGTGCGCACGCCCGCCGAGGTGACGCAGCCTGGCTCGCGCCCGGCCGGCAAAAACGGCCGCCTGACGTGGCACTTCCGGTGCCAGCAGGCGCGCGACGTGGCCTGGGCCGCGTCGTCGGCTTTCGTGTGGGATGCCGCTAAGATGAACCTGCCCAGCGGCCGCAAGTCGCTGGCCATGTCGCTCTACCCCGTGGAGGCGGCCCAGGATACGGCCTGGAACCGCTCGACGGAATACGTGAAGAAGAGCATCGAGTACAACTCCAAGCAGTGGTACGAATTCACCTACCCGGTGGCGACCAACGTGGCCGGCGTGGTGGGCGGCATGGAATATCCGGGCATCGTGTTTTGCGGCGCGAAGGCCACCAAGGGCAGCCTTTGGGGCGTGACCGACCACGAGTTTGGCCACAACTGGTTTCCGATGATTGTGGGCTCGAACGAGCGCAAATATCCGTGGATGGACGAGGGCTTTAACACGTTTATCAACATCCTGGCCAGTCAGAACTTCAATAATGGGGAATACAAGGAGCAGGGCGACGTGCCGGCCCGCCTCGCGCCCGGCGTGACGTACCAGATGCAGCAGCCCGGCATGGACCCGCCTTACACCGTGCCCGACGTGACGCAGGCCCGCAACCTGGGCTTCGCGGCGTATTCCAAAACCGGCTACGGCCTGTATTTACTGCGCCAGGAAATTCTGGGTCCCGAGCGGTTCGACTACGCGTTTCGCAGCTACATCCGGCGCTGGGCCTTCAAGCACCCGCAGCCGCGCGACTTTTTTCGCACCATGAATGAGGTGGCCGGCGAAGACTTGTCGTGGTTTTACCACGAGTGGTTTTTTGAGAATTGGCTGCTCGACCAGGCCGTGCAGAGCGTGGCCTACGTGAACCAGGACCCCGCTAAGGGCGCGCTCATCACCATCGAAAACAAGGGTCAGGCCGCCATGCCCGTCACCGCCGAAATCATGGAAACCGGCGGCAAGAAGACCACCGTACGCCTGCCCGTCGAAATCTGGCAGCGCGGCGGCACCTGGACGTTCCGCGTCAACACTACTACCCCCCTCACGCAGGTGGTGCTCAACCCGACCAACATTCTGCCCGACGTGAACCGCTACAACAACACCTGGCGGGCGCTGAAGCTGCCCGAGTAA